The Neoarius graeffei isolate fNeoGra1 chromosome 23, fNeoGra1.pri, whole genome shotgun sequence genome segment AATCAAAAGAGGGTCACCGAATATCATGGTTTTGATTTAGAATTCAAATAAAACCTGGATTtttttcattccaaaataaatccTTTAAATCCTTGactcttctctctctgtgtgtccctcTTACACATACACAGATACATGCACAACACTTATGGGGCTGTTCCTCtcaatagggacagtttttactttaaagtgacaatccagcaatatctaagtagatcgatatcgaatcggatcgtgaccttatgaattGGAATCGAgtcgatccaggaaatctggatcgattcccagccctatgagtgagtgagtgagtgagtgagtgagtgagtgagtgagtgagtgagtgagtgagcggatTGAGTGAGTGGGTAGAGTGAGTGAATTAGTGAGTGATCGGAtggagtgaggtgagtgagtgaacggattgagtgagtgagcggattgagtgagtgagcggatggagtgaggtgagtgagtgagtgagtgagtgagtgagtgagtgagcggatGGAGTgaggtgaatgagtgaatgagtgagtgagcagatggagtgaggtgagtgagtgaggtgagtgagcggatggagtgaggtgagtgaggtgagtgagcggatggagtgagtgaatgagtgagtgagcggatggagtgaggtgagtgagtgaacTCCTGACCGGCTGTGTCGTCCTTCCCCTCATGTCCACTTGCTCGTTGCAGTTCCTTCACTTCATCCACTGAGTGTGAGGAGGGAAGCACAGACGAGTATCTCTTACTGGCTTTAGagctctgctcacacacacacacacacacacacacacacacacacacacacacacacacacacacaccattaatcacCTCATTATAGATTCATGCATTAATGTCTATTCCAGTGGCATAAATAAAtttaacagtcagtgcgtttacatgcacatagagagaatcgaatttctgccgttgctcgactgaaatcaaagttctaaatgccatgtatacaccttaattcagctgaaattgaaccgaacttgatttctcggaatggagctacacgacctagattatgcgattgtagccgagctacttggtgcatgtaaaccctgtcgagctacgtagtcgagccgcttacttcagcaccgccccttccggaagtgacgagtgacgagaccacaagcgggaaacacaacagcctcggtcggcatgacaacaaatcatgacaacggcatgaatcttttctttttgtggcattgtttgcactgttaaaatttatctcacttactgtatcaccaaatacatctgtacagctgttccatagctgtgaattgtgtacataaacaagtcactgtatttgtgtgtgtgtgtgtgtgtatatatatatagatgtccaacatctgaagaatgtcaataaaaacaaaacaattgaactttttgtgtgtttattaagacataagttaaattgtaagcaaaaaatggactttagaaaaatatacaattgtgcaaaataagttgtcttacaaaacagtggtctgtgcaggacagtttgtagccatacagtctgttagagcaagccgaacagcttgagcacggaactcgtgaacacagaactgccagtgttgccagattgggcgtttaagtgcattttggcggatttgaacatgctttgggctggaaaacgtcagcagtatctggcaacactgcgataactttgtttatactcttgaatagctcttcttcatgacgacagctggaagtgtaccaacacgatggggcgtgtagcgccacctgtggcttgggtgcacaatttacctcacacaatagctcgattaacttgtgtgcatgtaggattggatttctctggcacccctgctggtacccttagctcgattactgacagtagctcgaattggatgtgcatgtaaacacactgactgtTTGTTTTCCCTTTGATTGTATTACAGTGTTTTCCTACTTATTACTAATAAAGTCTCTctgtacctgtctgtctgtctgtctctctctctctcaacctgtcTGGTTATCTAAcgtatccatctgtccatccatctgtctgttgaGTGCAGACCCACGTTGTGTGTAGTGTGACGTGCGCGTAGTGTGACGTGCGCGTGTAGTGTGACGTGCGCGTGTAGTGTGACGTGCGTGTAGTGTGACGTGTGCGTGTAGTGTGACGTGTGCGTGTAGTGTGACGTGTGCGTGTAGTGTGACGTGCGCGTAGTGTGACGTGCGCGTAGTGTGACGTGCGTGTAGTGTGACGTGCGTGTAGTGTGACGTGTGCGTGTAGTGTGACGTGTGCGTGTAGTGTGACGTGTGCGTGTAGTGTGACGTGCGCGTAGTGTGACGTGCGCCTAGTGTGACGTGCGTGTAGTGTGACGTGCGTGTAGTGTGACGTGCGTGTAGTGTGACGTGCGTCACAGACCCCTGTTAAAGTCATGcagtgtggtgatgatgatgacgacctcTCACCTCTTTGATGTCTAGGAGAGACTGTGAGCAGCGGCTGAGTGGAGGGTTGGCGGAGGGGGTGGGGCTTAACTGGACATCAAAAATCTTCAGATGGTGCTGAATAAGCAGCTGCACCATCAGAGCCTGGTAGGGGTAGTCCACGAGGGAGGACAGGGACACCTCCGAATCCAGCTGCCGAGGTTTAATCAGTGTCGGGCCAAAGATGATCCCCAGATTCCTCGCGTCCATTTTATTCTCCTCTGCATGCTCGGACactctgatcacacacacacacacacacacacacacacacacacacacacacacacacacacacacgactaagCCCCCTGGACTAGAAGGTGGAGTTAGAGTAAATATAACGTACCATTTATTATAAACACAGTGTGATATTATACACAGATCACTGGCTGTAAGAGAGTTAGGCACCGAATTTAATCACTGAAATTATTAAAAGCTTTGACTTGGTAGAGTCCTTTAGCAATGGTGTTACCTGTGCAGGTGCGTGATGAGGAAGTGCAGGGTTCTGTAGTGTGCAGAAGGAAGGCGCCTCAGCAGGTCTCGTATTTTGAGGATGACTCGGTTGAGCTCGATGCTGAGGTGAGGCGAGTGTGTGTCATCTGCCGTGATGCTCTGAGCTTTTTTAGCCAGACCAATAATCTCACTATAATACCTGTACAGGATCAGCGGCTCAggtagctacacacacacacacacacacacacacacaccgtttgtTTATACTGTAATAATCTGTCTTACAGCTGAGAGCAGTGCAGTGTGTTCTGATTAGCTGAGTATTCTGATTTTAACCAACTACTGCGTGAGTGTATTCacctctgctgtgtgtgtgtagggttgtATTTACCTGTCTCAGGTACAGTTTGAGCACGTTGCTGATGTCGTGTGGATACAGGTCCGACAGCTCCACCAGGTCTTTTCCATTCTCAAACGCCTGACACAGTTTCTCCACTCGAGACTTCGCTCCATTTAAACGATAAATTCCCTTAAAACACAACAAACGAACCACAGTAACACACTGCAACACAACTCTGCCATACAGCTACAGCACTACAGTGACCTGTGAGCTAACAGGCTGATTAGCAGTTATCGTACAAGATTAGCACTGACGCAGGGTGACTGAGTGTACCTTGATGTTTAGGGCACGGCTCTCGATCTCTGAAGTGCACTTCTTGATGATGAAGGGAATTCCATCTGCACTGTTTTTAGCCGCCTGAGAGAAATCGATGCCGAATAAGTGCAGCCGTCCCTGCAGCTTCTTATGGCCACACTGAATAGCCAACGTCTCCAGACACTTCTTATGACATGCTAAtgaacactacacacacacaccaattttgACAAAAGAGCTCCTGGTGCCAACCATTTATAAAAATACAATAACATTAATAAAGTGGAACAATTAAAATGACAAAATAAATTAGATGTCGCCTTAATAAACACTATAAGGCAGGAAAATGATTGTACTAAAGTTGAAGAGTTCATTTATAAACATGCATAtcatatgatgatgatgaaggtaatgatgatgacgatgatgaaggTAGTGATGATGAGCGGCAGTACCTCCTCACACTCGGCTCCGTGGAACACCACCAGGCTGTCACACTCCCTGCATTTAGACGGAGCGCGCAGTTTCCTCAGCTTGTGTGTGAGAGCTGCTTTGGACATCTGAGCGTTTCTGAAAGGACCGGGAGAATTCGCCATCTCCGTCACCATCTCACCCAGAcctgacacacacgcacacagtcaTTTACTAATAGTCAaaacagtttatttgtatagcgcgtttaacagacattgttgcaaagcagctttacagaaaaatatagattttaaacaAATTAATGAATAAATTTACCCCTGTACTAATACAGCAGTGTGAGTATGATCTGAGCCATTACCTGAACGCAGCACCATATGTCAGaagggtgtgtgcgtgcgcacgtgtttgtgtgtgttactgTCAAACATGAgtagaaactgagctacaagtcaTGTTTTCATTTCCCTAAACTTGTTTTTTTAATGTGAATGCGTCATTTTCATTTGATTACACAGCAATTACATTTACAGCAAAAGTACAGACAAAAAGCCCAcagatgccgcttttccactacaaacgcggctgagttgggctgagccgtgccgtgctgagtcgagctgagcggggctgttggagttgcatttcgactacaaccgcgctgaaccgtgctggctggaagtgggtggacacattgggtggagttagcgaaagtgggtggacgtcaggtgatgtcgttaagcagcgcaaacagtgacatcagtgagcttttaagcggtagtctcacaacccggatagtaaacaataaacatggaggacatggagtcgttagtgttgctggtcttggtgctgtggcttgttgtcaccgacaacgccaacagatactggcaagagcgtatagatgaggcgaggcgcataaggcttcagaaattctcgtaattcgtaattcttctccttccgggtttacggtgtttacagatcccagcgcgctcgcggggcgtgtgtgggcatgtgaggacactcctcctcaccaatcagtgcacaggggagtgtctgctcacgcccccagcctcactcggcacggtttggctcgcttcagccccactccaaaacggtgcgagttttaggggctaagcagggctgaagcgagctgagtcgtgctggtttttggtagtcgaaacgcgagccgtgtcgggctgaagtgagctgaagcgagctgaagtgagctgaaaaagggtagtggaaaagggccatcagTCTCCCAAAGTGGGGAATAATGACGGATAATGGCTGTTTCAAATGCTACACTTCACCAGTGCTCAATGGCTCCATCCCAAATCATACACAGTCTCAATATCACACATAAAACCATATACATGTACACAACCCCCCCAACATACAACTATAAACGTACCCACATAcaagcacagagacacacacacacacacacacacacacacacacacacacaccagtgtctGAGGGTGAAGGAGGTTCTCTTTCATCCAAATCATCAGCAGAGGACATGGTGCCTGTGGACGGAGTTCTGGGAAGCCTGCGCTTAAaatctcctacacacacacacacacacacacacacaatttatcaTATGGTTCGCTAATAATATTGTGATAATGTGGTGATAACAGAGTAATAACATAAGGTAATAACAGTTATGATGTATCAacaaatactgtgtgtgtgtgtgtgtgtgtgtgtgtgtgtgtgtgtgtgtgtgtgtgtgtgtgtgttacagtaaaATGCTGAGTGAAAGACTGGGGTGATGAAGTGGTGTTATAgttgaagttgattatttccctTGAACAGCacgtccccaagtgttttattcctcttccacCACAGCAACTAACCaatcttttatttattaaagaatgacacgtcATCAATTTtgaacttttttaaaaaaaaaagttatgcttaatgttgtggaacgccggtgaaacaagttagttcctgttgtcacttatgttatagcagctataaccaGTCGCTCCTTCACCAGTTTCTCGTTATTCTCTCATGAAGTtaattggatttaaaaaaaaaaaaacagccaaaaaaacccaacaacccgCAGTGTGTTCCATTGTGTTCCTAAGAAATggtaaagaagtgtaaactcctctgtgctGAAGACGTCAGAAAACATAATGTTCCAGCTTCATCTCGgactgttacacagcgctcacactggagactccttccagaaacgatACAGAAACATCTATAAACACCTTCACCACATCAACAATTGggttaatctgtttattatcagtggagcgtctgctgtacgagtccctgtgaatgagctgttactatagaaacgataacgtatcagaacgagagcattaatataaacctgcactacagtcagagctgctgttagagagaattaatcaacaccttctcttctgaccaatcagagtccagaactggTTGTGGTGTAATCagtacacagtgacagtagggtGATATTATGGTGTAAAGTGTGATGATGTACCGGGACTGGCAGTGGGAGAATCCACAGACCGAGACTCACTGCTTCCTCCTGCACTTTCTGAATCACTGCACATCCCTCCCTTcagagctacacacacacacacacacacacacacacacacacacacacacacacacacacagagcttaaaCCTTAACATTAATTAAAATATAACTGCATCATTTAGAGTAAGAaacagacaggtgtgtgtgtgtgtgtgtgtgtgtgtgtgtgtgtgtgtgtgtgtgtgtgtgttaccctgGATGTCGGCTGTGCTGCTGTTGGACGGTGGTTCATCCATCTTGCTGACTCGTTTATGAACAGGACTGTTCACTTCATCAGCAGAGAGCTGAGACAGGTTCCCCTGAGAGGAGTGTGTGCTGCTCAGTGATCTCTTATGGAAGGGCATGCtgtataccacacacacacacacacacacacacacacacacacacacacacacacacacacacacgagacacacacacacagacacgattAAAACTATTTAACCATTTTAAAGAGAAACAGAGCTTCATACTCTGTTGAGGTAAAAGTCTGAATAACTGAAACGCAGCACTAAAACTGACATAAAGCCACGCTGCTGTACAGATGCaagagtgtgtgttgtgtgtgtgtgtgttgtgtgtgtgtagtaaacAGTGCAATCTGAATCAGTCGTGTGGTTTTCTCACTTCCTgaggaacgaacacacacacacacacacacacacacacacacacacacacacacactctgctctgAACACTGCAGACTCACAGATTCATACAAACGAAAGAGGAaatgatgtatgtgtgtgtgtgtgtgtgtgtgtgtgtgtgtgtgtgtgtgtgtgtgtgtgtgtgcacgtgagtAAGGGAGATAGAGCAGTTTTGATAGCGTTGTGCTTTGAGCATTAATTTTTTGTCacaatgtacgtgtgtgtgtgtgtgtgtgtgtgtgtgtgtgtgtgtgtgtctgcagtcactggtttttttttcactttagtttttattcaattttaacaTTTACAACAGACCAACAAGGAGCATCAACAACAAaaggacataataataataataataaagtagtaaTACTAATTGTCCTGttgggagctacattcttcttTATCCATCAATTCTCGCAGTTTCGTCCTCTATATCAATTGTCTTTTCATTTGTCTGTCGCTATCCAAGGTCCTCCAATTAGTCCACTTCAGCCACTTGTCTTCTAGCTGTGTTTCTTGCAATCTCAGACGGTGTGTCAGTTTTTCCATTGTATAGATTTCCTCTATTATTTCTATCCATTGTTCCCTGGTCGGAAGATCTACTTTGCCCCATTTCCTTGTTATCGCCTTTTTACTAGCTATTAACAGTATTTCTGTAAGGTACTTATCTCCTGCGTGTACATTGCCCTCTGTGAAATTACACAGACAGAGTACCGTGCAGCTCATGGGAATGCCATACCTCAGTATCTCTTACAGAGTTACCTGTACAGTTCTCCAAAACACCTGTATCTCATGGCATTTCCAAAATACATGTGCATGGTCTGCATTTAATATTCCACATTCTCTCCAACATGGTAAGTTTACATTCAGATGTTTACTCTTGACCTTGGGTGTGATAAAAAATCTAATTAGGTTTTTCCAGGAGAATTCCCTCCATATCCACGAATTGGTGGATGTTTGATGTATTTTCCACATATTCTGCCGCTCATCGTCTGAGATTTTTGTGTTGAGCTCCAATTCCCATTTTTCTTTTATATAATTAGTTGAATTTTTGCTTATTGTCAATTTTTGGTACAGTGAAGATATTATTCTGACTTTTGTGCCTTTATACGTATTGATTATGATTTGGATCACACCATTCACTACCATGGAGGGACCCGTCCTGATTTCCTTCCTGTAGTAATGTCTTATTTGTAAGTACCTATAGAATTCGTGTTTACCCAGATCATATTTATCGCTCATATTCTGGaaactctccatctctctctagaGTACACCATGCTGTAATTCCCTTAGTTTCCCACTGTTTAAATCCCTTGTCGTATGTGGCCGGTTTAAAGTTACTATCAAATGCAACCCACCTTAACAGATTACTATCCTTCTTTATCCCATGTTTTTTAACGAGTCTAAACCATAATTCCAAAGTAAACAATGTAATCGGATCTAGTTGTTTCTTTATTTTGTTGTATACTTCTTTATCTCTAATCACATTCTGAACTGGGTGCCCTCTGAACTCTTTTTCCATGTCTTTCCACTTAGCTGTGTCGTCTGATTGACACCAGCATATCAAATATCTAAGCTGGGCTGCAGAGAAATATTCCCTGAGTTTTGGGAGACCCATTCCCCCTCTGTCTTTTGGCAGCTGGAGAGTCCCATACTTAATTCTGGGTTTCTTGCCTGCCCATATAAACCTCGATATCATCCTGTCCCAGGTCTCAAATTGGGTTTGCGGGATCTCTATAGGTAAAGAATGAAACAGATAAAGACGTTTGGGTAGTACATTAATTTTAATTATTTCAATCCTCGAACTGAGATCTAGTGTCAGAGTGGACCATTTTTGAATATCTTTTTGTATCTCTTGTGTTATTTTGTTGTAGTTTTCTTTATATAGTTTTGATAATCCTTTAGTAATGGAGACCCCCAGatatttaattttctttaaactCCAATTAAGATCAAAAGATTCCTGTATCTCTCTCGGTGGCGTGTAGTTAAGCGATAACACCTGTGTTTTTGAGATATTAATTTTATATCGCGAGAGGTGTCTATAGGTTTCTAAACGTTTCATCAGTACTGGGAGTGATTTAGTTGGTTGCTCCAAGATGGCGATGACATCGTCAGCAAAAAGTCCTATTTTATGTTCTGTTCCATTTACCATAACTCCCACTAGTTCTGTATTCCGATGGACTGCCTGCGCCAGCGGTTCCACGAAAAGGGCGAATAAAGTGGGTGACAGGCAACACCCCTGTCTGACTGACCTCTGTAAATTCTGCAGTCACTGTTTATATTCAGTCCATTATGAACATTCAAACCGAAATTCTTcaggatttatatttacaatttgtgaTATATGAATGTAGTTTAAATAATTTAGCTCCACCCATTCTGCTGTAATAGAATAATAAACATTTCATTTTCTAAACTGCAGAAAATccctgtgttgtgtgtgtgtgtgtgtgtgtgtgtgtgtgtgtgtgtgtgtgtgtgtgtgcctcctcATCCTGAATGAGTCACGCTTCACCCCACAGTGTAACAGTAATTATACCGTCGCCTCGACTGAGCAGCATTTCACCATCAGATCATTTTATTATAATCAGTAAAGAACAGCTGTTAGTGATTTTAGTTATGATTCGTTATCATTAGTGTTCTGTGCTGCTTTAGAACACACTGATGATGAGTTCTGCTCAGTATCtgggctgcgtgtgtgtgtgctgaaatAAACAGATGCCCCTTGTGATGATCTCACCCTGACCTGGATGGTCCAGCATGCTCGTGAGACAGCGCCTCCAGCCACACCCGCTCTTTAGGTAAACTGTGTACAAACTCTGAGTAACACTGTCCAGGTTCATACTGTTTGACCTGATCACACAGCGTCTGGTACTGTACAGGAACCGACACCAGCTGATTATACAGCATCTGGAACCAGTTCACcgtcacctacacacacacacacacacttattcaacatacagaaacagacagatacagacagagagagacagagagagacagacagacactcacAGCTTTGAGCGTGAGGTCACACTGGAAGATGAGTTCTCTGAGCTGAGTGAGGATTTCACTCTTTGTTTTGGTCAGACTGAGTTTTTTGGCTTCAGCATCTGCGACACACATTCTGTAATGTTCCTGAGCCTCTTCAGCCTgatggagaacacacacacacacacacacacacacacacacacacacacacacacacacacaccagtatcaCAGTTACGGACCCACACAGCTCTGATATCAGTCTGTATAAATGATGTTTCACACAACACAATCTACAGTGTGTTTGTTCAGCTGTACTTTCTGCAGCGCCTCTTCCTCCatcttcctcttcctctcctgtgttctccctcctgtgtgtgtttgcTCGTCTCCCGTTCGGCTGTGAGAACCGTGAACCTTCTCGTACTCCTCCCTGCGCTGGGTGTGGAGGAGTCGAGCTTTACGCACCGCACTGTCAGCTTCACTCTGGAAACGCAACTCACCACTCAGTAACTAAACAACACAATCAGCCATTAATTCATTAATTATATCAGAACGTACCATTTTCTTCTGCTCCCTCTGCCACTGCTCTTTTAACTCCTTCCTCAGTTTGTCCAGCTCGCTTTTCCGCACCACCAGCGGCTGTGTCacacaccgtgtgttagtcatttACAGTCTATAAATAATCAGCTCAACTTACACTCATCAATAATCAACTATAATCATCTATCCAGCGTGTGCTATTTAACCTTCACAACATTTTACTCAtggataatccaaaaatgaaattCACTTCTACTGTGGTGtattccagagagagagagagagagagagagagacccaaatATTAGACAGACTTAATATCAGCTAAAATGGATTATAGTGTTGTGAATATGAATTAGTTTCCTGGTTAATTAATTATGAATCAGATTCCCTGACTGTTACCTGAATGAACTTGTTGGTGTGGAGAGATGTGGCTGTCTGAAGGAGTGTGTGACTGTAATCCAGCTCGTTCTCAAACGCAGACACATAAACCCCTCTGAAGGGCATGTAGTCCTATAAaataaccaacacacacacacacacacaccattacataTTAATACAGTGATGATAACGAGACAGGTTTCTTGAAATTGTACTACATAAAGTCTGGTGTCAAAAATGTAGTGAAGGCTTTGATCAAATCTGGGGTAGTTTTTATGTTGTGTCCTAAAATAAATTAGATATTTATTAAAGgcttagttaaaaaaaaatgtaaaaaactaAATTTGATCCCTTCTCATAACATCAACGTCAGTGTAGTGAGAATGTATTTCTGTGTGTTTTTGATGAATAAGGATGAAGATCAGTGTGTTTAGTTACTGAGGATATGAAACCAGATGTGAGTGGTGCACCTGGATTCGGACTGTTACGTTACAGGAGCGTAACTCAGGTAATCCTCACCTGCTGAGCCGCCACAGCTTTCGCTGACTCGGCCATCTTAGCAAATCCTTTAGCACACTCCATATCTGTAAGAGAGACACATCTTACACACAGGCTAAAAAAGGAATATGGGATTTCCCTCACTGTgacctcacacccacacacacacacacacacacacacacacacacacacaccctcatctGTGTAGTACAGTTCTAGAGTTTCATGCTGTGTGTTTTGGGGTTGAGACTCTCAGGCTGAGATTTATTGACAGGTGTTATGAGTGAAGACCCTCACCCAGCCCGAGGCGTTTCTCCACCCAGGTCAGGACGTCTTTGGCGTATTTGGACCAGGCCTTGGCGTAGAGCAGAGCCGACTCAACTCCACTGTCATTCTGCTGCAGGGCCTGGTCCACTCTCTGTACAGGGGACAGCTcagagtctacacacacacacacacacaaaaaaaattatttcaactaatttattaataattttattaataataattttattaataataaaaattaataatgcGAGCTGATTTTAATTTTAACAATACTTGCTCTAAACCTTCAGCACTAACAGTGTTTAGTGTAGTGATGTTTATTTACTATTATTTACACACACTTAATTTTCAGTTCACAAACACACTCTAGCTAGGAGCAGCACATAATTAACAAACCAATCAGCCAGTTAACCGGGGTCGGGGTAAGGGAACTAGCGAGTTCCATGTGTTGTTCTCAGTGATAAACACTGTACTGTCCTTTGTGCTCTCCAGGCCTTTCTGGTGAACATAAACATGGGATTGGTCCataattcattctctctctctctctctctctctctctctctcacacacacaccatggtgcttaaaagtttgtgaaccctttagaattttctatatttctgcataaatatgacctaaaacatcatcagattttcacacaagtcctaaaagtagataaagagaacccagttaaacaaatgagacaaaaatattatacttggtcatttatttattgatgaaaatgatccaatattacatatctgtgagtggcaaaagtatgtgaacctttgctttcagtatctggtgtgacccccttgtgcagcaataactgcaactaaacgtttgcggtaactgttgatcagtcctgcacaccggcttggaggaatttt includes the following:
- the LOC132871943 gene encoding rho GTPase-activating protein 29-like isoform X3, with the protein product MGLGSLGIVGNDPDYITQLVSDVRRFAEVLLSLKEAFGSAVDTESECVCELVRERLAELLSVLRCVINKQQALNSEEILSAAGALIAKVKGLNLKEVNKEKESAIFREIYTSIDTLAFTFGNVVSDFLMGDVDSSSGVELSRTRRSRSFENLSGNSREHKELSDSELSPVQRVDQALQQNDSGVESALLYAKAWSKYAKDVLTWVEKRLGLDMECAKGFAKMAESAKAVAAQQDYMPFRGVYVSAFENELDYSHTLLQTATSLHTNKFIQPLVVRKSELDKLRKELKEQWQREQKKMSEADSAVRKARLLHTQRREEYEKVHGSHSRTGDEQTHTGGRTQERKRKMEEEALQKAEEAQEHYRMCVADAEAKKLSLTKTKSEILTQLRELIFQCDLTLKAVTVNWFQMLYNQLVSVPVQYQTLCDQVKQYEPGQCYSEFVHSLPKERVWLEALSHEHAGPSRSGMPFHKRSLSSTHSSQGNLSQLSADEVNSPVHKRVSKMDEPPSNSSTADIQALKGGMCSDSESAGGSSESRSVDSPTASPGDFKRRLPRTPSTGTMSSADDLDEREPPSPSDTGLGEMVTEMANSPGPFRNAQMSKAALTHKLRKLRAPSKCRECDSLVVFHGAECEECSLACHKKCLETLAIQCGHKKLQGRLHLFGIDFSQAAKNSADGIPFIIKKCTSEIESRALNIKGIYRLNGAKSRVEKLCQAFENGKDLVELSDLYPHDISNVLKLYLRQLPEPLILYRYYSEIIGLAKKAQSITADDTHSPHLSIELNRVILKIRDLLRRLPSAHYRTLHFLITHLHRVSEHAEENKMDARNLGIIFGPTLIKPRQLDSEVSLSSLVDYPYQALMVQLLIQHHLKIFDVQLSPTPSANPPLSRCSQSLLDIKESSKASKRYSSVLPSSHSVDEVKELQRASGHEGKDDTAADSTDGVNGVGSSVVVSRLSTNANIPPVKLRPPRTHYLSRPVSLPVDRLLNERNMVERENLGGAIAEKPEAEKAENRTYRSPFVHTHTLRRTWDKQYRHYDVTPRTAMIVANLPPSGAVGGAKTETAKPDGSKTASADSPSGVLPPNSPYAFTMRPIRTLRRDSSTSDKDVPIVFRAPRTLQPPPGTFYRPPHVHVKTPDTEKDANVSPTTTITTLAVNIAAPLATQSVCPTSAALSVTPTSPSTGSDTCGVEEVQLDSESDDVSENKSVYQRLRESQHSQREAHFV
- the LOC132871943 gene encoding rho GTPase-activating protein 29-like isoform X2 → MSRQTDVLMGLGSLGIVGNDPDYITQLVSDVRRFAEVLLSLKEAFGSAVDTESECVCELVRERLAELLSVLRCVINKQQALNSEEILSAAGALIAKVKGLNLKEVNKEKESAIFREIYTSIDTLAFTFGNVVSDFLMGDVDSSSGVELSRTRRSRSFENLSGNSREHKELSDSELSPVQRVDQALQQNDSGVESALLYAKAWSKYAKDVLTWVEKRLGLDMECAKGFAKMAESAKAVAAQQDYMPFRGVYVSAFENELDYSHTLLQTATSLHTNKFIQPLVVRKSELDKLRKELKEQWQREQKKMSEADSAVRKARLLHTQRREEYEKVHGSHSRTGDEQTHTGGRTQERKRKMEEEALQKAEEAQEHYRMCVADAEAKKLSLTKTKSEILTQLRELIFQCDLTLKAVTVNWFQMLYNQLVSVPVQYQTLCDQVKQYEPGQCYSEFVHSLPKERVWLEALSHEHAGPSSMPFHKRSLSSTHSSQGNLSQLSADEVNSPVHKRVSKMDEPPSNSSTADIQALKGGMCSDSESAGGSSESRSVDSPTASPGDFKRRLPRTPSTGTMSSADDLDEREPPSPSDTGLGEMVTEMANSPGPFRNAQMSKAALTHKLRKLRAPSKCRECDSLVVFHGAECEECSLACHKKCLETLAIQCGHKKLQGRLHLFGIDFSQAAKNSADGIPFIIKKCTSEIESRALNIKGIYRLNGAKSRVEKLCQAFENGKDLVELSDLYPHDISNVLKLYLRQLPEPLILYRYYSEIIGLAKKAQSITADDTHSPHLSIELNRVILKIRDLLRRLPSAHYRTLHFLITHLHRVSEHAEENKMDARNLGIIFGPTLIKPRQLDSEVSLSSLVDYPYQALMVQLLIQHHLKIFDVQLSPTPSANPPLSRCSQSLLDIKESSKASKRYSSVLPSSHSVDEVKELQRASGHEGKDDTAADSTDGVNGVGSSVVVSRLSTNANIPPVKLRPPRTHYLSRPVSLPVDRLLNERNMVERENLGGAIAEKPEAEKAENRTYRSPFVHTHTLRRTWDKQYRHYDVTPRTAMIVANLPPSGAVGGAKTETAKPDGSKTASADSPSGVLPPNSPYAFTMRPIRTLRRDSSTSDKDVPIVFRAPRTLQPPPGTFYRPPHVHVKTPDTEKDANVSPTTTITTLAVNIAAPLATQSVCPTSAALSVTPTSPSTGSDTCGVEEVQLDSESDDVSENKSVYQRLRESQHSQREAHFV